The Planctomycetota bacterium region GCCAGCACGGTGCGCATCGTCTGCCTCCTGTCGTGTGAGGGAACTTGCCTGGGCCGCGGTGCTAGGGTACTGGCCGAGGCCGCGCGTGTCAAGCGAGCGAGGGTTCTCAGGGGGCTTTGGCCTTGGGCGCGGCGGGGCCGGGGCCGAGCGCGCCGAGCAGCGCCTTGGCGCTCTCGACGAAGGGCGAGGAGGGGAACTTGGCGACGACCTCGGAGAGCCGCAGGCGCGCGAGCTCCGGCTGGCCGATCCGCAGCAGGCTCTCGCCCCCCCAGAGCAGCGCGAGCGGGCGGAAGGGCGACTCGGGGTGGCGGCGCAGGAACAGCTCGTAGCCGTCGGCCGCCTCCTTGGGGCGTTTGGCCAGGGTGTGGCATTGGGCGATGCGCAGCAGGGCCATTTCGGCCGGGCCCCCCTCGGGCCAGCTCTCGAGGAAGTGGGTGTAGGCGGCGATGGCGGCGTCGAAGAGCGATTCGCTGGCGAGCGTTTCCCCAGCCTCGAGCAGGCGGAGCGCGTCGGGGTCGGCCGGCGTCGTCCGCTCGTTGAGCGGGGGCCATAGGGGCGCACGCTCGGGCCCGCCTGCCGTCCCTTTGCCGGGCGAGCCGGCCGGCCGCGTGAGCTTGGGCCGGGAGCGTGAGGCGGCGGCGCCGATCGGGGCGGTGAGGAACCGCACCGTGGCGCCCAGGATGACCAGGAGCGCCAGGATCAGGACGACGATGAGCTCTTTCCTCGCCATGCTCGGCGACCCTGAGGGGGCGGAGCGGCCGGTTCCCGAGGCGCACCCAGGCTACCAGAAGCGTCGCGGGCGCTCAAGGGCCGGGCGTGGCCGGCTCGGCGCCGCGGGGGTCCAGGGGCGCGCGCACGTAGCGCCGCTGGCAGGCCATGCAGAGGTCGAATCGGAACTCCTTGTAGACGCTCTCCTCGAGTTCCTCGGGGTCGGCGTGCCGCAGGCGCGCGAGGAGGGCGCGGAGCTCGCCTCGCGTGTCGCGCCGGAGGTCGTCGGGGGTGAGCTCCAGCGGGTCGTAGGCGGCGTAGACCTGGATGCGCGCCTCGTAGCGGGCCGGCTCATCGGCCAGGAGGGGCTTGCCGCACAGGTCGCAACTCAGGTGGTCCATCGAAGCCCGGCGCCGGTGCGCCGCACGGGGTCACTGGGGCTTCTCGGAGAGCCAGTACCAGCAGTTCTTGTCGTGGATGGCGGTGAGCGTGAGCCCCTGGGCGTGGCCGTCGAAGAAGGCCCAGTTGCACTTGCGGTTGTCCATTCTGCCGGAGCCGTGGCGCGCGACGACCTC contains the following coding sequences:
- a CDS encoding tetratricopeptide repeat protein, with the protein product MARKELIVVLILALLVILGATVRFLTAPIGAAASRSRPKLTRPAGSPGKGTAGGPERAPLWPPLNERTTPADPDALRLLEAGETLASESLFDAAIAAYTHFLESWPEGGPAEMALLRIAQCHTLAKRPKEAADGYELFLRRHPESPFRPLALLWGGESLLRIGQPELARLRLSEVVAKFPSSPFVESAKALLGALGPGPAAPKAKAP